A single genomic interval of Helianthus annuus cultivar XRQ/B chromosome 13, HanXRQr2.0-SUNRISE, whole genome shotgun sequence harbors:
- the LOC110898960 gene encoding uncharacterized protein LOC110898960, translated as MESPQSVVSPLKIYSGPEKHNLDHFARNPSVESKKPDPSVGVLEVYIHQARDIQNICIYHKQDVYAKISLTCNPEKSVMTQTINGGGQNPVFNETLCIDVPTVDTSLKCEIYMMSRVRNYLQDQLLGFALIPLSDVIVKNGERQKEFTLSSDDIFHSPSGFVQLSLSYNGASPDVIVIPPTLPPAKTAVPDQSELDKLEFPDPKIVNENEIMVSEYFGISSESFVSSDTDDQASSENGGTFVSENQKPESPLTSVSTNGSQCASVESVPATSTKSIDDEKHSKSANQESDSPAKGKPVESGSSNPNPNPNQPAVSMNFELDQKVVQQDFVDLYMKSMQQFTESLAKMKLPLEMENEQTSSGNSSSGQNAQTPNGDRPRVFYGSRAFF; from the coding sequence ATGGAGTCTCCTCAATCTGTAGTGTCACCATTGAAGATCTACTCCGGACCCGAAAAGCATAATCTTGATCATTTCGCTCGAAACCCGAGTGTCGAATCGAAGAAGCCCGATCCATCGGTTGGTGTTCTCGAGGTTTACATTCATCAAGCCAGGGACATTCAAAACATCTGCATATACCACAAACAAGATGTTTACGCCAAAATTTCACTCACTTGCAACCCTGAGAAATCGGTCATGACACAAACGATAAACGGGGGTGGACAAAATCCGGTTTTTAACGAAACCCTATGCATCGATGTCCCCACGGTCGATACTTCACTTAAATGTGAGATATATATGATGAGTCGGGTTCGTAATTATCTCCAAGATCAATTGCTTGGTTTTGCGTTAATCCCGCTTTCGGATGTTATCGTCAAGAACGGGGAACGCCAGAAGGAATTCACGTTATCGTCGGATGATATCTTCCACTCGCCTTCGGGTTTTGTTCAGCTGTCTTTATCGTACAATGGGGCGTCACCGGATGTGATTGTGATTCCACCGACACTGCCGCCAGCTAAGACCGCGGTTCCCGACCAATCTGAGTTGGACAAACTCGAGTTCCCGGATCCCAAAATTGTGAACGAAAACGAGATTATGGTGTCGGAGTATTTCGGAATTAGCTCGGAAAGTTTCGTCTCGTCTGATACCGATGATCAGGCGAGCTCGGAAAACGGTGGAACGTTTGTGTCTGAGAATCAAAAACCCGAGTCACCCCTGACAAGTGTGTCGACTAACGGGTCTCAATGTGCTTCGGTTGAATCGGTTCCTGCTACAAGCACCAAATCAATCGATGACGAGAAACACTCGAAATCTGCAAATCAAGAATCTGATTCACCCGCGAAAGGCAAACCTGTTGAAAGCGGTTCatcgaacccgaacccgaacccgaaccaaCCTGCAGTGTCGATGAACTTTGAGCTCGATCAAAAAGTGGTGCAGCAAGACTTTGTGGACTTGTACATGAAGAGTATGCAGCAATTTACCGAGTCGTTGGCTAAGATGAAGCTGCCGTTGGAGATGGAGAACGAGCAGACGAGTTCTGGAAACTCGAGTTCGGGTCAGAACGCTCAGACACCAAATGGGGACCGCCCACGAGTGTTTTATGGGAGTCGAGCGTTCTTTTGA